In Carassius auratus strain Wakin chromosome 36, ASM336829v1, whole genome shotgun sequence, the following are encoded in one genomic region:
- the LOC113054969 gene encoding uncharacterized protein LOC113054969 isoform X2 produces MSTRRMRKKPIDDAKTYILSCTDKDGFMPRFIDHYKGRGVFATHPIEPGDFVLEYRGKLLTQVECKSRKYSEIESTFLFDFQWQNHHLCLDASEEDGSLGRLVNDNHKNPNCVMKKIIVDDKPHLCLFSLKKIEIGDEIDYNYGDSKWPWRSKLKKNQAPAAALENETSPVPQMLNDGPNPDQTCTQVKGLQTPAAALENETSPVPQMLNDGPNPDQTCTQVKGLQTPAAALENETSPVPQMLNDGPNPDQTCTQVKGLQTPAAALENETSPVPQMLNDGPNPDQTCTQVKGLQTPAAALENETSPVPQMLNDGPNPDQTCTQVKGLQTPAAALENETSPVPQMLNDGPNPDQTCTQVKGLQTPAAALENETSPVPQMLNDGPNPDQTCTQVFTVQGFSLVDYPYSDETDEDGMENEPPTPHLDVILGQNDIGPDVSNHLYDSDETVVKETCDEASPSNHSNNQSDDELVPPLRRTKSIMMDRVQDFTHSLYDSDSPEETTFFKPERDSQKLRRRSCRPIQMNLMESDDSNLGSEEEYIPNPIDESTESDSSMELTLGKEKKNKGASSSQSKFKPRERSRSSRESGSESSRQSKSKPRESGSRSSRESGSESSRQSKSKPRESGSRSSSHSQFDFSQRRLLERCHDPTQRFPNSRVDGNEKEITTYSENNVSVPLEEEQYIIVSPTLKKDDGSRSYNKKHFCFYCRKFVQKMSRHLWRKHQDELDVAKAFSFPKNSKERKLQLDYIRNKGNFEHNSHVLETQKGKLIPCKQPGKKSEGHKFAHCIHCYGLFSRRAMWRHFKVCSFKPESTKPGKNRVQALCAFAEPSPSEYTDAYWKFLSVMIQDKIAVAIKGDNCILNYGFRLFKKNEKIVSQHQYIRQKLRELGRLLLEAKKITHVKTIQELIKPEQYSQVVRAAKNLSGFSEETGIYQCPSLARKVGHSLHSLAMFIKSEGLKKKDKETIKDAEEFAQLYLESWRFDIAGQALTQLNRAKWNAPQLLPLTQDIQRLHCYLEEKLQQHLKDLKEHRSSTNWKELAKVTLTQVMLFNRRRAGEVSRMRLSAYLSKDTSEEQGDVNLALTALEQKLCRHFVRIAIVGKRGRKVPVLLTPSMRESLDALTESREECGVLKDNEYLFALPQSDHYLRACDCLRQFVSECADIKNPQALTSIQLRKHIATLSTVLNLKTTELDQLADFLGHNIAVHRKHYRLPESTLQLAKVSKVLLAMEQGRLGDYKGKSLDEIQVDVNETIDMEGPLAEDIEDVSMLGEDGSDDEVSMSSTQECTSTSQSQNQGVSATDVSMPREEGSEDEVSMSSLQECSSTSQVQNRSVSAKKRGKQTAVKRSWTPDECAAVDTHLRRFIVMNQVPGKEECQRCITAEPQALRNRDWKAVKYYVKNRITALRRKV; encoded by the exons ATGTCCACAAGGAGGATGAGGAAAAAGCCTATAGATGATGCAAAGACATACATTCTGTCTTGCACTGACAAGGATGGGTTTATGCCAAGATTCATTGACCATTACAAAG gAAGAGGAGTGTTTGCCACACACCCCATTGAACCCGGGGACTTCGTGTTGGAGTACAGGGGTAAACTCCTCACACAGGTGGAATGCAAGTCAAGAAAATACTCAGAGATTGAAAGCACATTTCTCTTTGACTTTCAGTGGCAGAATCATCACTTATG CCTGGATGCATCTGAAGAAGATGGATCTCTCGGAAGATTGGTCAATGACAACCACAAAAATCCAAATTGCGTTATGAAAAAAATCATAGTTGACGACAAACCACATTTGTGCCTTTTTTCTCTGAAGAAAATAGAAATAGGAGATGAAATTGATTACAACTATGGCGATTCAAAATGGCCTTGGCGCAGTAAG TTGAAAAAAAACCAAGCTCCAGCCGCAGCATTAGAGAATGAGACCAGCCCTGTTCCTCAGATGCTAAATGATGGACCAAACCCAGATCAGACCTGCACACAG GTGAAAGGCCTTCAGACTCCAGCCGCAGCATTAGAGAATGAGACTAGCCCTGTTCCTCAGATGCTAAATGATGGACCAAACCCAGATCAGACCTGCACACAG GTGAAAGGCCTTCAGACTCCAGCCGCAGCATTAGAGAATGAGACCAGCCCTGTTCCTCAGATGCTAAATGATGGACCAAACCCAGATCAGACCTGCACACAG GTGAAAGGCCTTCAGACTCCAGCCGCAGCATTAGAGAATGAGACTAGCCCTGTTCCTCAGATGCTAAATGATGGACCAAACCCAGATCAGACCTGCACACAG GTGAAAGGCCTTCAGACTCCAGCCGCAGCATTAGAGAATGAGACCAGCCCTGTTCCTCAGATGCTAAATGATGGACCAAACCCAGATCAGACCTGCACACAG GTGAAAGGCCTTCAGACTCCAGCCGCAGCATTAGAGAATGAGACTAGCCCTGTTCCTCAGATGCTAAATGATGGACCAAACCCAGATCAGACCTGCACACAG GTGAAAGGCCTTCAGACTCCAGCCGCAGCATTAGAGAATGAGACCAGCCCTGTTCCTCAGATGCTAAATGATGGACCAAACCCAGATCAGACCTGCACACAG gtaTTTACTGTCCAAGGATTTTCACTGGTTGATTATCCATATAGTGATGAAACTGATGAGGATGGTATGGAAAACGAACCTCCCACCCCACACCTGGATGTCATTTTAGGGCAGAATGATATTGGCCCAGATGTTTCAAATCATTTGTACGATTCAGATGAAACTGTTGTGAAAGAAACTTGTGATGAGGCTTCTCCAAGCAACCATTCCAACAATCAATCGGATGATGAACTTGTTCCACCACTGAGACGCACAAAAAGCATTATG ATGGATAGAGTACAAGATTTTACCCACAGTCTCTATGATAGTGACAGCCCAGAGGAGACTACTTTTTTTAAGCCTGAAAGGGATTCACAGAAGCTGAGAAGAAGGTCTTGCCGTCCC attcAGATGAATCTCATGGAATCGGATGACTCAAACTTAGGTAGCGAAGAGGAGTATATTCCAAATCCCATAGATGAAAGCACAGAAAGTGATAGCAGTATGGAATTAACCCtgggaaaggaaaaaaagaacaaaggtgCATCATCCAGTCAGAGCAAGTTTAAGCCCAGAGAGAGAAGTAGATCTTCCAGAGAGAGTGGAAGCGAGTCCTCCAGACAGAGCAAGTCTAAGCCCAGGGAAAGTGGAAGTAGATCCTCCAGAGAGAGTGGAAGCGAGTCCTCCAGACAGAGCAA GTCTAAGCCCAGGGAAAGTGGAAGTAGATCCTCTAGTCATAGCCAATTTGACTTTAGCCAGAGAAGACTTTTGGAAAGATGTCATGATCCCACACAAAGATTTCCAAATAGCAGAGTTGATGGGAATGAAAAGGAAATCACAACATATTCTGAAAACAACGTTTCAGTGCCCCTGGAAGAAGAGCAGTATATCATTGTCAGTCCAACTTTAAAGAAAGATGATGGATCCAGAAGCTataacaagaaacatttctgcttttattgCAGGAAGTTTGTCCAGAAAATGTCAAGACACTTGTGGCGTAAACACCAAGATGAATTGGATGTTGCGAAAGCATTCAGTTTTCCAAAAAACTCAAAGGAAAGAAAACTACAATTGGACTACATACGAAATAAGGGAAATTTCGAGCACAACAGTCATGTTTTGGAAACACAAAAAGGAAAACTAATCCCATGTAAACAACCAGGAAAAAAATCAGAGGGACATAAATTTGCACATTGCATTCACTGCTATGGGCTGTTCTCAAGAAGAGCGATGTGGCGGCATTTCAAGGTCTGCAGCTTCAAACCCGAAAGTACTAAACCAGGTAAAAATAGAGTTCAGGCATTGTGTGCTTTCGCTGAACCTTCTCCATCGGAATATACAGACGCGTATTGGAAGTTCTTGAGTGTAATGATTCAGGACAAGATTGCAGTTGCAATTAAAGGAGACAACTGCATCCTCAATTATGGTTTCAGGTTGTTCAAAAAGAATGAGAAGATAGTCAGTCAACACCAGTATATACGCCAAAAACTGAGAGAACTTGGCAGGCTTTTATTGGAAGCTAAAAAAATCACACATGTGAAGACCATTCAAGAACTCATCAAACCTGAACAGTACTCCCAGGTTGTCAGAGCTGCAAAGAACCTATCTGGATTCAGTGAGGAAACTGGCATATACCAATGTCCCTCTCTTGCACGCAAGGTAGGGCACAGCCTGCATTCGTTGGCTATGTTTATCAAGTCCGAAGGACtgaaaaagaaagataaagaaacCATTAAAGATGCTGAGGAGTTTGCACAGTTGTATTTAGAGAGTTGGAGGTTTGATATTGCAGGCCAGGCATTAACCCAGCTTAACCGGGCCAAATGGAATGCACCGCAACTTTTACCTCTTACACAAGATATCCAAAGGCTACATTGCTATCTAGAAGAAAAACTGCAGCAACATCTCAAAGATTTAAAAGAACATCGTTCATCCACAAATTGGAAGGAACTTGCAAAAGTAACGCTGACTCAAGTTATGCTTTTTAATCGGCGGAGAGCAGGTGAAGTGTCCCGAATGCGCCTGTCTGCATACTTATCGAAGGACACATCAGAGGAACAGGGAGATGTAAATTTGGCCCTCACAGCGCTTGAGCAGAAGCTCTGCAGGCATTTTGTGCGAATAGCAATTGTTGGAAAAAGAGGAAGGAAGGTTCCTGTTCTTCTAACCCCATCAATGAGAGAATCACTTGATGCTCTTACTGAGAGCAGAGAAGAATGTGGGGTGCTGAAGGACAATGAATATCTGTTTGCATTGCCACAATCTGACCATTACCTCAGGGCTTGTGACTGCTTGAGGCAATTTGTCAGTGAATGTGCAGACATAAAAAATCCTCAAGCGCTAACATCAATTCAACTGAGGAAACATATTGCTACCCTGTCTACTGTTCTGAACCTTAAAACCACCGAGCTCGACCAGTTGGCAGACTTCCTTGGTCATAATATCGCTGTTCACAGGAAACACTACAGGCTCCCAGAAAGCACCCTACAATTAGCCAAAGTAAGTAAAGTCCTTCTGGCAATGGAACAAGGACGCCTAGGAGATTACAAAGGAAAGAGCCTCGATGAAATACAAGTCGATGTAAATG AGACCATTGACATGGAGGGACCTTTAGCAGAGGACATTGAAG ATGTCAGTATGCTAGGAGAAGATGGGTCAGATGATGAGGTCAGCATGTCATCCACGCAAGAATGTACCTCCACATCACAAAGTCAAAACCAGGGAGTGTCTGCCACCG ATGTCAGTATGCCAAGAGAAGAGGGGTCAGAAGATGAGGTCAGCATGTCATCCCTGCAAGAATGTTCCTCCACATCACAAGTCCAAAACAGAAGTGTGTCTGCAAAAAAGAGAG GAAAACAAACGGCCGTCAAAAGAAGCTGGACCCCAGACGAGTGTGCTGCAGTGGACACACATTTGAGGAGATTTATTGTAATGAATCAAGTTCCTGGTAAAGAAGAGTGTCAGCGCTGTATTACTGCAGAACCTCAAGCTCTCAGAAACAGGGACTGGAAAGCAgttaaatattatgttaaaaatcGCATTACAGCCCTGAGAAGAAAAGTCTAG
- the LOC113054969 gene encoding uncharacterized protein LOC113054969 isoform X1: protein MSTRRMRKKPIDDAKTYILSCTDKDGFMPRFIDHYKGRGVFATHPIEPGDFVLEYRGKLLTQVECKSRKYSEIESTFLFDFQWQNHHLCLDASEEDGSLGRLVNDNHKNPNCVMKKIIVDDKPHLCLFSLKKIEIGDEIDYNYGDSKWPWRSKLKKNQAPAAALENETSPVPQMLNDGPNPDQTCTQVKGLQTPAAALENETSPVPQMLNDGPNPDQTCTQVKGLQTPAAALENETSPVPQMLNDGPNPDQTCTQVKGLQTPAAALENETSPVPQMLNDGPNPDQTCTQVKGLQTPAAALENETSPVPQMLNDGPNPDQTCTQVKGLQTPAAALENETSPVPQMLNDGPNPDQTCTQVKGLQTPAAALENETSPVPQMLNDGPNPDQTCTQVFTVQGFSLVDYPYSDETDEDGMENEPPTPHLDVILGQNDIGPDVSNHLYDSDETVVKETCDEASPSNHSNNQSDDELVPPLRRTKSIMMDRVQDFTHSLYDSDSPEETTFFKPERDSQKLRRRSCRPIQMNLMESDDSNLGSEEEYIPNPIDESTESDSSMELTLGKEKKNKGASSSQSKFKPRERSRSSRESGSESSRQSKSKPRESGSRSSRESGSESSRQSKSKPRERSRSSRESRSESSRQSKSKPRESGSRSSSHSQFDFSQRRLLERCHDPTQRFPNSRVDGNEKEITTYSENNVSVPLEEEQYIIVSPTLKKDDGSRSYNKKHFCFYCRKFVQKMSRHLWRKHQDELDVAKAFSFPKNSKERKLQLDYIRNKGNFEHNSHVLETQKGKLIPCKQPGKKSEGHKFAHCIHCYGLFSRRAMWRHFKVCSFKPESTKPGKNRVQALCAFAEPSPSEYTDAYWKFLSVMIQDKIAVAIKGDNCILNYGFRLFKKNEKIVSQHQYIRQKLRELGRLLLEAKKITHVKTIQELIKPEQYSQVVRAAKNLSGFSEETGIYQCPSLARKVGHSLHSLAMFIKSEGLKKKDKETIKDAEEFAQLYLESWRFDIAGQALTQLNRAKWNAPQLLPLTQDIQRLHCYLEEKLQQHLKDLKEHRSSTNWKELAKVTLTQVMLFNRRRAGEVSRMRLSAYLSKDTSEEQGDVNLALTALEQKLCRHFVRIAIVGKRGRKVPVLLTPSMRESLDALTESREECGVLKDNEYLFALPQSDHYLRACDCLRQFVSECADIKNPQALTSIQLRKHIATLSTVLNLKTTELDQLADFLGHNIAVHRKHYRLPESTLQLAKVSKVLLAMEQGRLGDYKGKSLDEIQVDVNETIDMEGPLAEDIEDVSMLGEDGSDDEVSMSSTQECTSTSQSQNQGVSATDVSMPREEGSEDEVSMSSLQECSSTSQVQNRSVSAKKRGKQTAVKRSWTPDECAAVDTHLRRFIVMNQVPGKEECQRCITAEPQALRNRDWKAVKYYVKNRITALRRKV from the exons ATGTCCACAAGGAGGATGAGGAAAAAGCCTATAGATGATGCAAAGACATACATTCTGTCTTGCACTGACAAGGATGGGTTTATGCCAAGATTCATTGACCATTACAAAG gAAGAGGAGTGTTTGCCACACACCCCATTGAACCCGGGGACTTCGTGTTGGAGTACAGGGGTAAACTCCTCACACAGGTGGAATGCAAGTCAAGAAAATACTCAGAGATTGAAAGCACATTTCTCTTTGACTTTCAGTGGCAGAATCATCACTTATG CCTGGATGCATCTGAAGAAGATGGATCTCTCGGAAGATTGGTCAATGACAACCACAAAAATCCAAATTGCGTTATGAAAAAAATCATAGTTGACGACAAACCACATTTGTGCCTTTTTTCTCTGAAGAAAATAGAAATAGGAGATGAAATTGATTACAACTATGGCGATTCAAAATGGCCTTGGCGCAGTAAG TTGAAAAAAAACCAAGCTCCAGCCGCAGCATTAGAGAATGAGACCAGCCCTGTTCCTCAGATGCTAAATGATGGACCAAACCCAGATCAGACCTGCACACAG GTGAAAGGCCTTCAGACTCCAGCCGCAGCATTAGAGAATGAGACTAGCCCTGTTCCTCAGATGCTAAATGATGGACCAAACCCAGATCAGACCTGCACACAG GTGAAAGGCCTTCAGACTCCAGCCGCAGCATTAGAGAATGAGACCAGCCCTGTTCCTCAGATGCTAAATGATGGACCAAACCCAGATCAGACCTGCACACAG GTGAAAGGCCTTCAGACTCCAGCCGCAGCATTAGAGAATGAGACTAGCCCTGTTCCTCAGATGCTAAATGATGGACCAAACCCAGATCAGACCTGCACACAG GTGAAAGGCCTTCAGACTCCAGCCGCAGCATTAGAGAATGAGACCAGCCCTGTTCCTCAGATGCTAAATGATGGACCAAACCCAGATCAGACCTGCACACAG GTGAAAGGCCTTCAGACTCCAGCCGCAGCATTAGAGAATGAGACTAGCCCTGTTCCTCAGATGCTAAATGATGGACCAAACCCAGATCAGACCTGCACACAG GTGAAAGGCCTTCAGACTCCAGCCGCAGCATTAGAGAATGAGACCAGCCCTGTTCCTCAGATGCTAAATGATGGACCAAACCCAGATCAGACCTGCACACAG gtaTTTACTGTCCAAGGATTTTCACTGGTTGATTATCCATATAGTGATGAAACTGATGAGGATGGTATGGAAAACGAACCTCCCACCCCACACCTGGATGTCATTTTAGGGCAGAATGATATTGGCCCAGATGTTTCAAATCATTTGTACGATTCAGATGAAACTGTTGTGAAAGAAACTTGTGATGAGGCTTCTCCAAGCAACCATTCCAACAATCAATCGGATGATGAACTTGTTCCACCACTGAGACGCACAAAAAGCATTATG ATGGATAGAGTACAAGATTTTACCCACAGTCTCTATGATAGTGACAGCCCAGAGGAGACTACTTTTTTTAAGCCTGAAAGGGATTCACAGAAGCTGAGAAGAAGGTCTTGCCGTCCC attcAGATGAATCTCATGGAATCGGATGACTCAAACTTAGGTAGCGAAGAGGAGTATATTCCAAATCCCATAGATGAAAGCACAGAAAGTGATAGCAGTATGGAATTAACCCtgggaaaggaaaaaaagaacaaaggtgCATCATCCAGTCAGAGCAAGTTTAAGCCCAGAGAGAGAAGTAGATCTTCCAGAGAGAGTGGAAGCGAGTCCTCCAGACAGAGCAAGTCTAAGCCCAGGGAAAGTGGAAGTAGATCCTCCAGAGAGAGTGGAAGCGAGTCCTCCAGACAGAGCAAGTCTAAGCCCAGAGAGAGAAGTAGATCTTCCAGAGAGAGTAGAAGCGAGTCCTCCAGACAGAGCAAGTCTAAGCCCAGGGAAAGTGGAAGTAGATCCTCTAGTCATAGCCAATTTGACTTTAGCCAGAGAAGACTTTTGGAAAGATGTCATGATCCCACACAAAGATTTCCAAATAGCAGAGTTGATGGGAATGAAAAGGAAATCACAACATATTCTGAAAACAACGTTTCAGTGCCCCTGGAAGAAGAGCAGTATATCATTGTCAGTCCAACTTTAAAGAAAGATGATGGATCCAGAAGCTataacaagaaacatttctgcttttattgCAGGAAGTTTGTCCAGAAAATGTCAAGACACTTGTGGCGTAAACACCAAGATGAATTGGATGTTGCGAAAGCATTCAGTTTTCCAAAAAACTCAAAGGAAAGAAAACTACAATTGGACTACATACGAAATAAGGGAAATTTCGAGCACAACAGTCATGTTTTGGAAACACAAAAAGGAAAACTAATCCCATGTAAACAACCAGGAAAAAAATCAGAGGGACATAAATTTGCACATTGCATTCACTGCTATGGGCTGTTCTCAAGAAGAGCGATGTGGCGGCATTTCAAGGTCTGCAGCTTCAAACCCGAAAGTACTAAACCAGGTAAAAATAGAGTTCAGGCATTGTGTGCTTTCGCTGAACCTTCTCCATCGGAATATACAGACGCGTATTGGAAGTTCTTGAGTGTAATGATTCAGGACAAGATTGCAGTTGCAATTAAAGGAGACAACTGCATCCTCAATTATGGTTTCAGGTTGTTCAAAAAGAATGAGAAGATAGTCAGTCAACACCAGTATATACGCCAAAAACTGAGAGAACTTGGCAGGCTTTTATTGGAAGCTAAAAAAATCACACATGTGAAGACCATTCAAGAACTCATCAAACCTGAACAGTACTCCCAGGTTGTCAGAGCTGCAAAGAACCTATCTGGATTCAGTGAGGAAACTGGCATATACCAATGTCCCTCTCTTGCACGCAAGGTAGGGCACAGCCTGCATTCGTTGGCTATGTTTATCAAGTCCGAAGGACtgaaaaagaaagataaagaaacCATTAAAGATGCTGAGGAGTTTGCACAGTTGTATTTAGAGAGTTGGAGGTTTGATATTGCAGGCCAGGCATTAACCCAGCTTAACCGGGCCAAATGGAATGCACCGCAACTTTTACCTCTTACACAAGATATCCAAAGGCTACATTGCTATCTAGAAGAAAAACTGCAGCAACATCTCAAAGATTTAAAAGAACATCGTTCATCCACAAATTGGAAGGAACTTGCAAAAGTAACGCTGACTCAAGTTATGCTTTTTAATCGGCGGAGAGCAGGTGAAGTGTCCCGAATGCGCCTGTCTGCATACTTATCGAAGGACACATCAGAGGAACAGGGAGATGTAAATTTGGCCCTCACAGCGCTTGAGCAGAAGCTCTGCAGGCATTTTGTGCGAATAGCAATTGTTGGAAAAAGAGGAAGGAAGGTTCCTGTTCTTCTAACCCCATCAATGAGAGAATCACTTGATGCTCTTACTGAGAGCAGAGAAGAATGTGGGGTGCTGAAGGACAATGAATATCTGTTTGCATTGCCACAATCTGACCATTACCTCAGGGCTTGTGACTGCTTGAGGCAATTTGTCAGTGAATGTGCAGACATAAAAAATCCTCAAGCGCTAACATCAATTCAACTGAGGAAACATATTGCTACCCTGTCTACTGTTCTGAACCTTAAAACCACCGAGCTCGACCAGTTGGCAGACTTCCTTGGTCATAATATCGCTGTTCACAGGAAACACTACAGGCTCCCAGAAAGCACCCTACAATTAGCCAAAGTAAGTAAAGTCCTTCTGGCAATGGAACAAGGACGCCTAGGAGATTACAAAGGAAAGAGCCTCGATGAAATACAAGTCGATGTAAATG AGACCATTGACATGGAGGGACCTTTAGCAGAGGACATTGAAG ATGTCAGTATGCTAGGAGAAGATGGGTCAGATGATGAGGTCAGCATGTCATCCACGCAAGAATGTACCTCCACATCACAAAGTCAAAACCAGGGAGTGTCTGCCACCG ATGTCAGTATGCCAAGAGAAGAGGGGTCAGAAGATGAGGTCAGCATGTCATCCCTGCAAGAATGTTCCTCCACATCACAAGTCCAAAACAGAAGTGTGTCTGCAAAAAAGAGAG GAAAACAAACGGCCGTCAAAAGAAGCTGGACCCCAGACGAGTGTGCTGCAGTGGACACACATTTGAGGAGATTTATTGTAATGAATCAAGTTCCTGGTAAAGAAGAGTGTCAGCGCTGTATTACTGCAGAACCTCAAGCTCTCAGAAACAGGGACTGGAAAGCAgttaaatattatgttaaaaatcGCATTACAGCCCTGAGAAGAAAAGTCTAG
- the LOC113054969 gene encoding putative uncharacterized protein DDB_G0290521 isoform X3 yields MSTRRMRKKPIDDAKTYILSCTDKDGFMPRFIDHYKGRGVFATHPIEPGDFVLEYRGKLLTQVECKSRKYSEIESTFLFDFQWQNHHLCLDASEEDGSLGRLVNDNHKNPNCVMKKIIVDDKPHLCLFSLKKIEIGDEIDYNYGDSKWPWRSKLKKNQAPAAALENETSPVPQMLNDGPNPDQTCTQVKGLQTPAAALENETSPVPQMLNDGPNPDQTCTQVKGLQTPAAALENETSPVPQMLNDGPNPDQTCTQVKGLQTPAAALENETSPVPQMLNDGPNPDQTCTQVKGLQTPAAALENETSPVPQMLNDGPNPDQTCTQVKGLQTPAAALENETSPVPQMLNDGPNPDQTCTQVKGLQTPAAALENETSPVPQMLNDGPNPDQTCTQVFTVQGFSLVDYPYSDETDEDGMENEPPTPHLDVILGQNDIGPDVSNHLYDSDETVVKETCDEASPSNHSNNQSDDELVPPLRRTKSIMMDRVQDFTHSLYDSDSPEETTFFKPERDSQKLRRRSCRPEVCPENVKTLVA; encoded by the exons ATGTCCACAAGGAGGATGAGGAAAAAGCCTATAGATGATGCAAAGACATACATTCTGTCTTGCACTGACAAGGATGGGTTTATGCCAAGATTCATTGACCATTACAAAG gAAGAGGAGTGTTTGCCACACACCCCATTGAACCCGGGGACTTCGTGTTGGAGTACAGGGGTAAACTCCTCACACAGGTGGAATGCAAGTCAAGAAAATACTCAGAGATTGAAAGCACATTTCTCTTTGACTTTCAGTGGCAGAATCATCACTTATG CCTGGATGCATCTGAAGAAGATGGATCTCTCGGAAGATTGGTCAATGACAACCACAAAAATCCAAATTGCGTTATGAAAAAAATCATAGTTGACGACAAACCACATTTGTGCCTTTTTTCTCTGAAGAAAATAGAAATAGGAGATGAAATTGATTACAACTATGGCGATTCAAAATGGCCTTGGCGCAGTAAG TTGAAAAAAAACCAAGCTCCAGCCGCAGCATTAGAGAATGAGACCAGCCCTGTTCCTCAGATGCTAAATGATGGACCAAACCCAGATCAGACCTGCACACAG GTGAAAGGCCTTCAGACTCCAGCCGCAGCATTAGAGAATGAGACTAGCCCTGTTCCTCAGATGCTAAATGATGGACCAAACCCAGATCAGACCTGCACACAG GTGAAAGGCCTTCAGACTCCAGCCGCAGCATTAGAGAATGAGACCAGCCCTGTTCCTCAGATGCTAAATGATGGACCAAACCCAGATCAGACCTGCACACAG GTGAAAGGCCTTCAGACTCCAGCCGCAGCATTAGAGAATGAGACTAGCCCTGTTCCTCAGATGCTAAATGATGGACCAAACCCAGATCAGACCTGCACACAG GTGAAAGGCCTTCAGACTCCAGCCGCAGCATTAGAGAATGAGACCAGCCCTGTTCCTCAGATGCTAAATGATGGACCAAACCCAGATCAGACCTGCACACAG GTGAAAGGCCTTCAGACTCCAGCCGCAGCATTAGAGAATGAGACTAGCCCTGTTCCTCAGATGCTAAATGATGGACCAAACCCAGATCAGACCTGCACACAG GTGAAAGGCCTTCAGACTCCAGCCGCAGCATTAGAGAATGAGACCAGCCCTGTTCCTCAGATGCTAAATGATGGACCAAACCCAGATCAGACCTGCACACAG gtaTTTACTGTCCAAGGATTTTCACTGGTTGATTATCCATATAGTGATGAAACTGATGAGGATGGTATGGAAAACGAACCTCCCACCCCACACCTGGATGTCATTTTAGGGCAGAATGATATTGGCCCAGATGTTTCAAATCATTTGTACGATTCAGATGAAACTGTTGTGAAAGAAACTTGTGATGAGGCTTCTCCAAGCAACCATTCCAACAATCAATCGGATGATGAACTTGTTCCACCACTGAGACGCACAAAAAGCATTATG ATGGATAGAGTACAAGATTTTACCCACAGTCTCTATGATAGTGACAGCCCAGAGGAGACTACTTTTTTTAAGCCTGAAAGGGATTCACAGAAGCTGAGAAGAAGGTCTTGCCGTCCC GAAGTTTGTCCAGAAAATGTCAAGACACTTGTGGCGTAA